A genomic window from Sulfurospirillum multivorans DSM 12446 includes:
- a CDS encoding glutamate mutase L, with translation MSKLLIDVGSTYFKVCQTSGISQYFRDFKKDIYDDLITKCGNIFANYKKEDIFICSSANGGLSTLIIGLTNSFSLKFAKNIAFNSGINIIDTILYSKIEECRAPSELVDVVIIVGGIDGIGNVFDEKLFDYLKNVQYSNIVYVGTKQDASFLSAHIPELKMIGNIITEKLHVNGGELKEYLTNLYQADIVGKEDIKHLYEITGNQIYSTPYIVNRSLPLIDANFEVVNPFIVVDIGGATTDIHYSRDLVRDNIVSESGYDRLVFKKLGVFKSRETLIFAAKNNEFVYELLAYLNVTENILEEESEKSLRILMQLSIFLVLYKVSRLHPLYVTLHLELLNTIVLTGGITKVLSYEEVQIIMQFFYKKVMNLHAIPNIVMDYDYAIWTLGMENNENSAS, from the coding sequence ATGAGTAAACTTCTCATCGATGTAGGGAGCACCTACTTTAAAGTCTGCCAGACAAGCGGTATTAGCCAGTATTTTAGGGATTTTAAGAAAGATATTTACGATGATTTGATCACCAAATGTGGCAATATTTTTGCAAACTATAAGAAAGAGGATATTTTTATCTGCTCTTCTGCTAATGGTGGTTTAAGTACACTGATTATTGGGCTTACGAACTCGTTTAGTTTGAAGTTTGCTAAAAATATAGCGTTTAATTCGGGCATTAACATCATCGATACGATTTTATACAGTAAAATTGAAGAGTGCAGAGCGCCTAGTGAACTGGTAGATGTTGTGATTATCGTGGGTGGAATTGATGGCATTGGCAATGTGTTTGATGAAAAGCTATTTGACTACCTCAAAAACGTTCAGTACAGCAACATTGTTTATGTGGGAACCAAACAAGACGCCTCCTTTTTAAGTGCGCACATTCCAGAGCTTAAAATGATTGGAAATATCATCACGGAAAAGTTACATGTAAACGGTGGCGAGCTAAAAGAGTACCTCACAAACCTCTATCAAGCGGACATTGTGGGTAAAGAAGACATCAAACATCTCTACGAAATCACCGGCAATCAAATCTACTCAACACCGTACATTGTGAACCGTTCTTTGCCACTGATTGATGCGAACTTTGAAGTGGTCAATCCGTTCATTGTCGTAGACATCGGTGGAGCTACGACAGACATTCATTACAGTCGCGATTTGGTGCGCGATAACATTGTCAGTGAAAGCGGTTATGACCGTTTAGTCTTTAAAAAACTTGGTGTCTTTAAGTCTCGTGAAACGCTTATTTTTGCAGCTAAAAACAATGAGTTTGTTTATGAGTTATTGGCGTATCTGAATGTGACGGAGAATATTTTAGAAGAGGAGAGCGAGAAGTCATTGCGCATTTTGATGCAACTTTCCATCTTTTTGGTACTGTATAAAGTCTCAAGACTTCATCCTTTGTATGTGACACTGCATCTTGAACTGCTCAATACCATCGTATTAACAGGCGGTATTACCAAAGTGCTCTCCTATGAGGAAGTTCAGATCATTATGCAATTTTTCTATAAAAAAGTGATGAATCTTCATGCTATTCCCAATATTGTTATGGATTACGACTACGCAATCTGGACATTGGGAATGGAAAATAATGAAAATTCTGCCTCCTAA
- a CDS encoding methylaspartate mutase: MSLLQKERDVITRNEYADSFDFDEIEDFIRNANKEMFISHHFKKRDRLLVQPRGGFPTYKKMFELYEEFMKADIDVLPLTIDSNTRLNDYAMAKKMLTLSEENEMDMLNGYPLVNHGYRTTRKMMTHFNKPVSLRHGTPDARLLVETALASGIFEIEGGPITYMLPYSKNFPLDKAFLYWKYVDKVCAKYSTLNEPINRESFGPLTATLVPPCIVIVIQLIEMLLSIEEGVKSFSVSFSQNGSMMQDIVTSNVLKKLAREYADMLGGSDAIINLVYHQWMGAFPRDKNLSDSLINTNTVIAAMVRADKIIIKTRDEAFGIPTMQCNAQSVANTKYTLRTLKGLPVVHDAEEEENLELEVRAIMDAVFNDPADTLWRKVFNTIKNGLIDVPFSPHIINHNEVITIRDDSGNIRIIEKGKLPLPDRCFAYEKSKVNLPESQTEVINKIIHDIGAML, from the coding sequence ATGAGCCTACTCCAAAAAGAGCGTGATGTCATCACCCGCAATGAGTATGCCGATAGTTTTGATTTTGATGAAATTGAAGATTTTATTCGCAATGCCAATAAAGAGATGTTTATCTCCCATCATTTTAAAAAGCGCGACAGGCTTTTGGTTCAGCCTCGTGGCGGTTTTCCAACCTATAAAAAGATGTTTGAACTTTATGAAGAGTTTATGAAAGCGGACATCGATGTTCTGCCTCTTACGATTGACAGTAACACGAGACTCAATGACTACGCGATGGCAAAAAAGATGCTTACACTCTCCGAAGAGAACGAGATGGATATGCTCAACGGCTACCCATTGGTCAATCACGGCTACCGCACGACACGTAAAATGATGACGCACTTTAACAAACCCGTCAGTCTTCGTCACGGCACACCTGATGCGAGGCTTTTAGTGGAAACGGCGCTCGCTTCGGGCATTTTCGAGATCGAAGGAGGCCCGATTACCTATATGCTCCCGTACTCAAAAAATTTCCCGCTTGATAAAGCTTTTTTATACTGGAAGTATGTCGATAAAGTCTGCGCAAAGTACTCAACGCTCAATGAGCCAATCAATCGTGAGTCTTTTGGACCACTCACTGCGACACTCGTTCCTCCGTGCATTGTCATCGTCATTCAGCTCATCGAAATGCTCCTTTCCATCGAAGAGGGCGTAAAGTCATTTTCGGTCAGCTTCTCTCAAAATGGCTCCATGATGCAAGACATTGTGACTTCTAATGTTCTGAAAAAGCTAGCACGCGAATATGCCGATATGCTTGGTGGAAGTGACGCTATCATTAACCTTGTGTACCATCAATGGATGGGTGCTTTTCCAAGAGATAAAAACCTCTCCGATTCGCTTATCAACACCAATACCGTGATAGCCGCGATGGTGCGAGCCGATAAGATCATTATTAAAACCCGTGATGAAGCCTTTGGCATTCCGACCATGCAGTGCAATGCCCAGTCGGTTGCCAATACTAAATACACGCTTCGCACGCTTAAAGGATTGCCTGTTGTTCATGATGCTGAGGAAGAGGAGAACTTGGAGCTTGAAGTGCGTGCCATTATGGACGCTGTTTTTAATGACCCTGCCGATACCTTGTGGCGTAAAGTCTTCAATACCATCAAAAACGGTTTGATCGATGTACCTTTTTCACCGCATATTATCAATCACAACGAAGTGATCACGATTCGCGATGACTCTGGTAATATCCGCATCATTGAAAAAGGGAAACTCCCACTGCCTGATCGCTGTTTTGCCTATGAAAAATCAAAAGTTAATCTGCCTGAAAGCCAAACGGAAGTGATTAATAAAATTATCCATGACATAGGGGCGATGCTATGA
- the glmS gene encoding methylaspartate mutase subunit S, whose translation MSKRILQVVTGVVGNDIHVVANRLIDISLQARGFEVFNLGVNTSLEEFIDAVVETDADILLISSLNGEAEGWCRDLQFLRSEYDLKEVIFVIGGNLAVGEAAQSDIIPKYKSYGFDLVFHQIDLNTGLDEIERFAKERA comes from the coding sequence ATGTCTAAACGTATCTTACAAGTAGTCACAGGTGTGGTGGGTAATGATATCCATGTTGTCGCAAACAGGCTCATCGATATATCATTACAAGCGAGAGGTTTTGAGGTGTTTAACCTTGGTGTCAATACTTCATTAGAAGAGTTTATTGACGCTGTTGTCGAAACAGATGCAGACATACTGCTGATTTCTTCGCTCAATGGTGAAGCGGAGGGCTGGTGTCGTGATTTGCAATTTTTGCGCTCCGAGTATGATCTCAAAGAGGTTATTTTTGTGATTGGGGGCAATCTAGCTGTGGGTGAAGCAGCGCAAAGCGACATCATTCCCAAGTATAAATCGTATGGATTTGATCTTGTCTTTCATCAAATTGATCTCAATACGGGACTCGATGAGATAGAGCGTTTTGCGAAGGAGCGAGCATGA
- a CDS encoding IS110 family transposase: MRKVVFVGVDVAKDKLDISFTCDGQKYDSLTILNNEGSILGFFDYLKTTYKKSEFFVGYEATSNYMHLLQKLLCQQDFKQIMINPYMMSHYLKHLNSRTKSDLADSKGIAKFIQTLDQEDFKTIFNQNDKTLRKYTSSINLLRKLDTQLKNFIHSQKENPIDSLDLFLVSLKLTIKETKKGLEKEAENVLKQLFPHVIELKEQIKGVGYALLLELVPIFLKSENYTLKQLQSFVGLSPRIFQSGTSVHKKESMSKRGSSLVRKLLYLSAMSAVRYNDIIKEKYNRLVEGGKNKMVALVACMSHLFRAVYVKFHQGLVNV, encoded by the coding sequence ATGCGTAAAGTTGTTTTTGTTGGTGTAGATGTTGCCAAGGATAAGTTGGATATTTCTTTTACATGTGATGGTCAAAAATATGACTCTCTCACGATTCTAAATAATGAGGGTTCAATATTAGGCTTTTTTGATTATTTAAAAACTACTTATAAAAAAAGTGAGTTTTTCGTTGGCTATGAGGCAACCTCCAACTATATGCACTTACTTCAAAAGCTTCTTTGCCAACAAGATTTCAAGCAGATTATGATCAATCCTTATATGATGAGTCATTATCTAAAACATTTAAACTCACGCACTAAAAGCGATCTCGCAGATAGTAAAGGTATCGCTAAATTCATCCAAACCCTAGATCAAGAAGATTTTAAAACAATCTTCAATCAAAATGATAAAACACTCCGTAAATACACATCATCAATTAATCTTCTCCGTAAGCTTGATACTCAATTAAAAAACTTTATCCATTCCCAAAAAGAAAACCCTATTGACTCCTTAGATTTGTTTCTCGTCTCTTTAAAACTAACAATCAAAGAAACAAAAAAAGGTTTAGAGAAAGAAGCCGAAAATGTTTTAAAACAACTTTTCCCTCACGTTATTGAACTTAAAGAACAGATCAAAGGCGTAGGCTACGCGCTCCTTTTAGAGTTAGTTCCTATTTTCCTAAAATCTGAAAATTACACCTTAAAACAACTTCAAAGCTTTGTAGGTCTTAGCCCTCGTATTTTTCAGAGTGGTACTTCTGTTCATAAGAAAGAATCAATGAGTAAACGTGGTAGCTCTTTAGTCCGAAAACTTTTATACCTTTCTGCTATGTCTGCCGTTCGTTATAACGACATTATCAAAGAAAAATACAATCGCCTAGTTGAAGGCGGTAAAAATAAAATGGTCGCCTTAGTTGCATGTATGTCTCACCTCTTCCGTGCCGTTTATGTCAAATTTCACCAAGGATTAGTAAATGTCTAA
- a CDS encoding DNA cytosine methyltransferase, whose amino-acid sequence MKLVLSLCSGIGLLDRAFKEAGFCVVSSGDIILGKHYDIRNFTGVKGKFDGVIGGPPCPDFSPLKRDRPVLEESYGFEMLMEYKRIVLECDPFWFLLENVSGVPNVKIDGYSHQRLDINQSWYENVTRLRHIQFGHKDNKYLQIERKIVTDRSHKLQSCALANDSRSFRELCRLQGLEDDFDLKSFNVQGKKRAVGNGVPLCIGRALAKAVTDLEEISVTQQDNKICACGCGRIVTHRGGYYDYSCRKRAQRNRNKFAVTDQQQIGA is encoded by the coding sequence ATGAAACTAGTTTTATCTCTATGCTCAGGTATCGGCTTACTAGATCGTGCATTCAAAGAAGCAGGCTTCTGCGTCGTAAGTTCAGGTGACATTATTCTCGGTAAACATTATGACATCCGTAACTTTACAGGTGTTAAAGGTAAATTTGATGGAGTGATCGGCGGTCCACCATGCCCTGACTTTTCACCCTTAAAACGTGACCGCCCTGTATTGGAAGAGTCTTACGGTTTTGAAATGCTTATGGAATATAAAAGAATCGTTTTAGAGTGTGACCCCTTCTGGTTTCTTTTAGAAAATGTTTCAGGTGTACCTAACGTTAAAATAGATGGATACTCACATCAAAGATTAGACATTAATCAATCTTGGTATGAAAACGTGACTCGGCTGCGCCACATTCAATTCGGTCACAAAGATAATAAATACCTACAAATTGAAAGAAAAATTGTGACTGATCGATCACATAAATTACAATCATGTGCTTTAGCAAATGATAGCCGTTCTTTTAGAGAGCTTTGTAGATTGCAAGGCTTAGAAGATGACTTCGACTTAAAAAGTTTTAATGTGCAAGGTAAAAAACGTGCAGTTGGAAACGGTGTTCCACTTTGTATTGGTCGAGCACTTGCAAAGGCTGTGACTGATCTGGAAGAAATAAGTGTGACGCAACAGGATAATAAAATCTGTGCATGTGGTTGTGGTCGTATTGTGACCCATCGAGGTGGTTATTATGACTATTCATGCCGTAAACGAGCCCAAAGAAATAGAAATAAATTTGCTGTGACTGATCAACAACAAATAGGAGCATAA
- a CDS encoding D-Ala-D-Ala carboxypeptidase family metallohydrolase, which translates to MILIDWSKLKNFKESEFTCNCGCGLNNINDDVVLMLDTAREWAHIPFKINSACRCEKHNKMVGGVTDSAHCKGLAVDISARDDRSRFIIVSALMKVGFTRVLIYDTFVHVDMDLSKPNPILKLMK; encoded by the coding sequence ATGATTTTAATTGATTGGTCAAAATTAAAAAATTTCAAAGAAAGTGAATTTACATGTAATTGCGGTTGTGGTCTAAATAATATCAATGATGATGTTGTTCTAATGTTGGATACTGCTCGTGAGTGGGCACATATTCCTTTTAAAATTAATAGCGCTTGTCGCTGTGAAAAACATAACAAAATGGTGGGAGGTGTAACAGATAGTGCACATTGTAAAGGATTGGCGGTGGATATTTCCGCTCGTGATGATAGGTCTCGATTTATTATCGTTTCGGCTCTTATGAAAGTAGGTTTCACTCGTGTTTTAATTTATGACACGTTTGTTCATGTTGATATGGATTTGTCAAAACCAAATCCTATTTTAAAATTAATGAAATAA
- the rraA gene encoding ribonuclease E activity regulator RraA, which produces MKFYTADLCDKYPEHVHVLAPILKSYGGAKRVMGQIVTVKLSGSNKTLIELLKSEGAGQIAVVDVEAKFTAVVGDNLMKFAHENNWAGIIINGYVRDTKNTKEIDVGLFALGTCPKKTMEACEGSLHVRIHFGGIDFNEGDYLYADRDGIIVSATPLEM; this is translated from the coding sequence ATGAAATTTTACACAGCCGATCTTTGCGACAAATACCCAGAACACGTTCACGTCCTAGCCCCCATTTTAAAATCTTACGGTGGCGCGAAACGCGTTATGGGTCAAATTGTCACCGTTAAACTTTCAGGAAGCAATAAAACACTCATTGAGCTACTCAAAAGCGAAGGGGCTGGGCAAATTGCGGTTGTCGATGTTGAGGCTAAGTTCACCGCTGTGGTTGGGGATAATCTGATGAAATTTGCTCACGAAAATAACTGGGCTGGCATTATCATCAACGGATACGTTCGTGACACTAAAAACACCAAAGAGATCGATGTAGGACTTTTTGCCCTTGGAACCTGCCCAAAAAAGACGATGGAAGCATGCGAGGGATCTTTACATGTAAGGATCCATTTTGGAGGAATTGACTTTAACGAAGGCGATTATCTCTACGCAGATCGCGATGGCATTATCGTGAGTGCTACGCCTTTGGAGATGTAA
- a CDS encoding ATP-dependent Clp protease ATP-binding subunit, translating to MNSLFEQLTNQMREAIESAISLALHSKNSEATPLHVTWGLITNSASILNQVFNKMNIDKSAIELEVKSEVQKLPTVSHVSKENISISRSLVESLQKAEGLMKQKGDSYLSVDTWLLSSLDSDPLKKILGKYLDLLQFKKNLEALRGNKKIDKQSSDENLESLDKYGINLTKLASEGKLNPVIGRDEEIHRMMQILIRKTKNNPILIGEPGTGKTAIAEGLALKISHNDVPLSLQNKSVIALDMSALIAGAKYRGEFEDRLKAVIDEVKKSGNIILFIDEIHTIVGAGASEGSMDAANILKPALARGELHTIGATTLKEYRKYFEKDAALQRRFQPVTVNEPSINEALQILRGIKESLEAHHHVTIMDSALVAAAKLSSRYISDRFLPDKAIDLIDEAAAELKMQIESEPTELSRIKRLMSTLMVEKEALLMEKNKKNEERTQMIEKELSDAKEKRNALEIQFETEKSVFNDIASIKTQSEALRREAETAKKNSDFNKAAEIEYGKLPELLKQEEELKARWEKMVESGTLLKNSVDEEMIATIVSKWTGIPVTKMLQGEKAKVLAVEEHLKKEVIGQDAAIKAIGRAIKRNKAGLSEQNKPIGSFLFLGPTGVGKTQSAKALANFLFDTTKALIRFDMSEYMEKHSVSRLVGAPPGYVGYDEGGQLTEAVRRKPYSVVLFDEIEKAHPDVFNILLQVLDEGRLTDNKGITVDFKNTIIILTSNIASDKIMMYEGEKRTEEVMKELRTHFKPEFLNRLDDIIIFNPLSEDGLREIVSIMFKEIETKLAAKEIKAELTVAAKALIAEAGFDPVYGARPLKRALYELVEDKLAELILEEKLHEGESIVIDAKNGEIIIQQH from the coding sequence ATGAACTCACTTTTTGAACAACTCACCAATCAAATGCGCGAAGCGATCGAAAGCGCCATTAGCCTTGCTTTGCACTCAAAAAACAGTGAAGCAACCCCTTTACATGTAACGTGGGGACTCATCACCAATTCAGCTTCTATTCTCAATCAAGTCTTTAACAAAATGAATATTGATAAGAGTGCGATAGAGCTTGAAGTAAAGAGTGAAGTCCAAAAACTTCCAACTGTGTCTCATGTCAGTAAGGAAAATATTTCGATTTCACGCTCTTTGGTAGAATCTTTACAAAAAGCTGAAGGTTTGATGAAGCAAAAAGGCGATAGCTATTTATCCGTCGATACATGGTTACTTTCAAGTCTTGATAGTGATCCACTCAAAAAAATTCTGGGAAAATACCTTGATCTTTTGCAGTTTAAGAAAAACCTTGAAGCGTTGCGTGGTAACAAAAAGATTGACAAACAAAGTAGCGATGAAAATCTTGAATCCCTTGATAAATACGGAATCAATTTAACGAAACTAGCCTCTGAGGGCAAGCTCAATCCTGTCATTGGGCGCGATGAAGAGATTCACCGTATGATGCAGATTTTAATTCGTAAAACCAAAAACAACCCGATTTTAATTGGTGAACCTGGAACTGGTAAAACGGCGATAGCTGAGGGATTGGCGCTTAAAATTTCCCACAACGACGTGCCACTCAGTCTTCAAAATAAAAGTGTGATTGCTTTAGATATGAGTGCACTCATTGCAGGGGCAAAGTACCGTGGTGAGTTTGAGGACAGACTCAAAGCGGTCATCGATGAAGTGAAAAAAAGTGGCAATATCATTCTTTTTATCGATGAAATTCACACCATTGTGGGGGCAGGAGCGAGTGAAGGGAGTATGGACGCTGCCAACATTTTAAAACCAGCTTTAGCGCGCGGTGAACTGCATACAATTGGTGCTACCACACTCAAAGAGTACCGCAAATATTTTGAAAAAGATGCGGCATTGCAACGTCGTTTTCAGCCTGTAACGGTTAATGAACCTAGCATCAACGAAGCATTGCAAATTTTACGTGGTATTAAAGAGAGCTTGGAAGCGCACCATCATGTGACCATTATGGATTCGGCTTTAGTGGCAGCAGCGAAGCTGAGCTCACGCTACATCAGTGATCGTTTTTTACCCGATAAAGCGATTGACCTTATCGATGAAGCAGCAGCGGAGCTTAAGATGCAAATCGAGAGTGAACCTACGGAGCTCAGTCGCATCAAACGTCTCATGAGCACGTTGATGGTTGAAAAAGAAGCGCTTTTGATGGAAAAAAATAAGAAAAATGAAGAGCGCACCCAGATGATCGAAAAAGAGCTTAGCGATGCGAAAGAGAAACGCAACGCGCTTGAAATTCAATTTGAAACAGAAAAAAGTGTTTTTAACGATATTGCTTCGATTAAGACACAATCCGAAGCCTTGCGTCGTGAGGCGGAAACTGCTAAAAAGAACAGTGACTTTAACAAAGCCGCTGAGATTGAATACGGTAAATTGCCTGAACTTCTCAAACAAGAAGAGGAGCTTAAAGCCAGATGGGAAAAGATGGTGGAGAGCGGAACACTGCTTAAAAACAGTGTGGATGAAGAGATGATCGCGACTATTGTAAGTAAATGGACGGGCATTCCTGTGACTAAAATGCTTCAAGGCGAAAAAGCTAAAGTCTTAGCCGTGGAAGAGCATCTAAAAAAAGAGGTCATAGGGCAAGATGCGGCGATTAAGGCGATTGGTCGAGCGATTAAGCGCAATAAAGCGGGACTCAGTGAGCAAAATAAACCAATTGGTAGTTTTCTCTTTTTAGGTCCAACGGGTGTGGGTAAAACTCAAAGTGCTAAAGCGCTCGCTAACTTTTTGTTTGACACAACCAAAGCGTTAATACGTTTTGATATGAGTGAATACATGGAAAAACATTCTGTCAGTCGTTTGGTTGGTGCGCCTCCAGGGTATGTGGGGTACGATGAGGGTGGACAACTTACCGAAGCAGTTAGAAGAAAACCGTACAGTGTCGTTCTTTTTGATGAGATTGAAAAAGCGCATCCCGATGTTTTCAATATCTTGCTTCAAGTGCTGGATGAAGGGCGTTTAACGGACAATAAGGGCATTACGGTTGATTTTAAAAACACGATTATTATTCTAACGTCTAATATTGCCAGCGATAAGATTATGATGTACGAGGGCGAAAAACGCACCGAAGAGGTGATGAAAGAGCTACGAACGCATTTTAAACCTGAATTTTTGAACCGACTGGATGATATTATTATTTTCAATCCGTTAAGCGAAGATGGTTTGCGCGAGATTGTCAGCATTATGTTCAAAGAGATTGAGACGAAACTTGCCGCCAAAGAGATTAAAGCTGAACTTACGGTCGCAGCAAAAGCGTTGATAGCCGAAGCTGGATTTGACCCCGTGTATGGAGCGCGTCCGCTTAAAAGGGCACTTTATGAGCTTGTGGAAGATAAACTAGCGGAACTTATTTTGGAAGAGAAATTGCATGAGGGCGAGAGCATCGTTATCGATGCAAAGAACGGTGAAATCATTATACAGCAACACTAA
- a CDS encoding S41 family peptidase, with product MKHLPFATVGFIATFVGITTFFSSTLFAADNAEGEKSRLASLAKFTRVLATIEKYYVDDIKIDDIVKKSIEGLLTNLDAHSSYLDEKHFKDLKIQTDGEFGGLGITVGQRDGALTVIAPMEGTPADKAGVKAGDIILKINKQSTLNMTIDEAVNIMRGKPNTSIELTLVREGENKPLTISIVRDIIKIESVYSKIIENENILYVRVVNFDKNIVGDVQEAINKHKNVKGIVLDLRNNPGGLLNQAVGLVDIFVDEGIIVSQKGRVESENAEYKATKSGTNTKLPLVVLVNGGSASASEIVSGALQDHKRAIIIGEKTFGKGSVQAVLPVVDNEAIRLTIARYYLPSGRTIQAEGVTPDITVYPGDVPTKANEQTLKEKDLKKHLEGELKKVDENKTEVKETKPKAKTKEAMKADKEIVSQENLFKDLQLKSAVDAIKILAIKK from the coding sequence ATGAAACACTTACCATTTGCTACCGTTGGCTTTATTGCCACGTTTGTGGGGATTACAACCTTTTTTTCTTCAACCCTTTTTGCGGCTGATAATGCTGAAGGCGAAAAGAGCCGTCTGGCCTCTTTGGCAAAATTTACGCGCGTTTTAGCAACGATTGAAAAATATTATGTTGATGACATCAAAATTGATGACATCGTTAAAAAGTCAATTGAAGGACTTTTAACCAACCTCGATGCACACTCTTCGTACCTCGATGAAAAACACTTTAAAGATCTCAAGATTCAAACCGATGGCGAATTTGGTGGTCTTGGTATTACCGTAGGTCAAAGAGATGGCGCACTGACGGTTATTGCCCCGATGGAAGGGACACCTGCCGATAAAGCAGGTGTAAAAGCAGGCGACATCATCCTTAAAATCAACAAACAATCAACGCTCAATATGACCATCGATGAAGCGGTCAACATTATGCGTGGAAAACCCAATACGAGCATTGAACTCACATTGGTGCGTGAGGGAGAAAATAAACCTCTTACGATCTCGATTGTTCGCGATATTATCAAAATCGAATCGGTTTATTCCAAGATTATTGAAAATGAAAACATCCTCTATGTGCGTGTTGTCAATTTCGATAAAAACATTGTTGGCGATGTTCAAGAAGCCATCAATAAACATAAAAACGTCAAAGGTATTGTTTTAGATCTTAGAAACAATCCTGGTGGACTTTTAAACCAAGCTGTAGGCTTAGTCGACATCTTTGTGGATGAGGGCATCATCGTCTCCCAAAAAGGACGTGTTGAGTCTGAAAATGCGGAATACAAAGCAACCAAATCAGGGACCAATACCAAACTACCTCTGGTTGTTTTAGTCAATGGTGGCAGTGCGAGTGCGAGTGAAATCGTCAGTGGCGCATTGCAAGATCATAAACGTGCCATTATTATTGGTGAAAAAACCTTTGGTAAAGGAAGCGTTCAAGCGGTTCTTCCTGTTGTGGACAATGAAGCGATTCGTCTGACCATCGCACGTTATTACCTTCCAAGTGGTCGCACCATTCAAGCAGAAGGTGTTACACCTGATATTACTGTTTATCCAGGTGATGTACCGACAAAAGCCAATGAGCAAACCCTTAAAGAGAAAGATCTGAAAAAACATTTAGAGGGTGAACTGAAAAAAGTAGATGAAAACAAAACAGAAGTAAAAGAGACAAAACCAAAAGCAAAAACCAAAGAAGCAATGAAAGCCGATAAAGAGATTGTAAGTCAAGAGAATTTGTTCAAAGATTTACAACTTAAAAGTGCTGTTGATGCGATCAAAATACTTGCTATAAAAAAATAA
- the purC gene encoding phosphoribosylaminoimidazolesuccinocarboxamide synthase — MNKGELLYEGKGKKLFLTDDENLLVSVFKDDLTAFNAEKRGNEAGKGALNCKISTQLFHLLEKHGIQTHLVKTLNDTEQLIKKVKIIPIEVVVRNIATGSLAKRLGIKDGTVLPFTLVEFYYKDDALGDPIINDEHCLLLNLVKSESDLEELKRLGREINVIMKSFFAERKLKLVDFKVEFGVDKEGNILLSDEISPDSCRFWDMDTNEKLDKDRFRQGLGDVKVAYEEVLKRILSH; from the coding sequence GTGAATAAAGGTGAATTGTTATACGAAGGTAAAGGTAAAAAACTGTTTTTGACAGACGATGAAAATCTTTTAGTTTCAGTGTTTAAAGATGATTTGACAGCATTTAATGCAGAAAAAAGAGGCAATGAAGCAGGCAAAGGCGCACTTAATTGTAAAATTAGTACCCAATTGTTTCACCTTCTTGAAAAACATGGCATTCAAACACACTTGGTCAAAACGCTTAACGATACAGAGCAACTGATTAAAAAAGTAAAAATTATTCCTATTGAAGTGGTTGTTCGCAATATTGCAACCGGCTCTTTAGCTAAACGTCTTGGTATTAAAGATGGTACGGTACTTCCTTTCACTTTGGTAGAGTTTTACTATAAAGATGATGCACTTGGCGATCCTATCATTAATGATGAACACTGCTTGTTGTTGAATCTTGTGAAGAGTGAGTCTGACCTTGAAGAGCTTAAACGCCTTGGTCGTGAGATTAACGTTATCATGAAAAGCTTTTTTGCAGAACGCAAGCTTAAACTCGTTGATTTTAAAGTTGAGTTTGGTGTGGATAAAGAGGGTAACATCCTTCTTTCGGATGAGATCAGTCCTGATAGTTGCCGTTTTTGGGATATGGATACCAATGAAAAATTGGATAAAGATCGTTTCCGTCAAGGCTTAGGCGATGTCAAAGTTGCTTATGAAGAAGTCCTAAAACGTATTCTATCTCACTAA
- the purS gene encoding phosphoribosylformylglycinamidine synthase subunit PurS has protein sequence MKVIVNIQLKNGVLDPQGKAVHHALSSLKFDEVGDVRIGKQIILDIAESDKAKAHERVTIMCDELLANTVIEDYTIEFPAC, from the coding sequence ATGAAAGTTATTGTCAACATTCAACTCAAAAATGGCGTTTTAGATCCACAAGGAAAAGCCGTTCATCATGCACTCTCTTCTTTAAAATTTGACGAAGTGGGTGATGTGCGTATTGGGAAGCAAATCATCCTTGATATCGCTGAGAGCGATAAAGCAAAAGCACACGAGAGAGTGACCATCATGTGCGATGAGCTTTTGGCCAATACCGTTATTGAAGATTACACCATTGAGTTTCCAGCATGCTAG